A stretch of the Saprospiraceae bacterium genome encodes the following:
- a CDS encoding YceI family protein, translating into MFRIRVVFQLIGVFFLLSACKQNTAGPNPQSNEPDTMHTSTDSFQIDTAQSIIYWMGKSPSGAHNGHLNFKSGILFGGNLQIQSAELLIDMNTIRNLDIEDASDRSDLEEHLKNEDFFNVTQFPEAKLKVDKINEIKDSVNNAMISGILTIKGISNPIVVNGKIDYSNDGVFITIPEFLIDRTNYNIMYNSKKILASLKDGFIYDEIALSVKIVAKKI; encoded by the coding sequence ATGTTTAGAATTCGTGTTGTTTTTCAATTGATTGGTGTATTTTTTTTATTGAGTGCGTGTAAACAAAACACAGCTGGCCCAAATCCGCAATCAAATGAGCCGGACACCATGCATACAAGCACTGATTCATTTCAAATCGATACAGCTCAAAGTATTATTTACTGGATGGGTAAGTCGCCTTCTGGCGCTCACAATGGGCATTTGAATTTTAAGTCGGGCATTTTATTTGGAGGCAATTTGCAAATTCAATCAGCAGAATTGTTGATTGATATGAATACCATTCGCAATTTAGATATTGAAGATGCATCCGATCGAAGTGATTTGGAGGAACATTTAAAAAATGAAGATTTTTTTAATGTGACTCAATTTCCGGAAGCAAAATTGAAAGTTGATAAAATAAATGAAATCAAAGATTCTGTAAACAATGCGATGATTTCCGGTATCCTTACAATTAAAGGTATAAGTAATCCAATTGTTGTAAACGGTAAAATCGATTATTCCAATGACGGCGTTTTTATTACAATCCCAGAATTTTTAATTGACCGTACCAATTATAATATCATGTATAATTCGAAAAAGATTTTAGCTTCCTTAAAGGATGGATTTATATATGATGAGATCGCATTAAGTGTAAAAATCGTAGCGAAAAAAATTTAA
- the mnmG gene encoding tRNA uridine-5-carboxymethylaminomethyl(34) synthesis enzyme MnmG has protein sequence MFKPYDVIVVGAGHAGCEAAAAAANMGCRVLLVTMNMQTIAQMSCNPAMGGVAKGQIVREIDAMGGYSGIVTDETRVQFRMLNRSKGPAMWSPRAQSDRNLFARKWRTLLEAHPLIDFWQDMVKGLLVKENRVYGVITGLAQHIEAKTVILTNGTFLNGLIHIGEKQFGGGRAGENAAKGITEQLVSLGFESGRMKTGTPPRLDGRTIDYSQTEIQEGDLKTSRFSYLETELPEKQLNCHITYTNPEVHEILRTGFAQSPMFTGRIQGLGPRYCPSIEDKIDRFSERDRHQLFIEPEGWDTHEIYINGFSSSLPEEVQFKALQKIPGLQNVKMFRPGYAIEYDYFPPTQLSLSLETHLLKNLYFAGQINGTTGYEEAACQGFMAGINAALRVKDQEALILTRADAYIGVLIDDLVNKGTEEPYRMFTSRAEYRILLRQDNADRRLTPIAQKIGMQNLESRIQRLNQKEQGIQFIRTQLQKISLNPDEVNPYLESIGSSPIEIKSKLSQLLSRPNVNLSDLSKLNPAFLNELNQFDLETVECAEIELKYEGYIKKEQELVDKMSRLENVKLNDAFDYHSIPALSNEAKSKLKRIKPSSIGQASRISGVSPADISILLVYLGR, from the coding sequence ATGTTTAAACCCTATGATGTAATTGTTGTCGGTGCCGGCCATGCTGGATGCGAAGCTGCAGCTGCAGCTGCCAATATGGGCTGTCGGGTGCTTTTAGTTACCATGAATATGCAAACCATTGCTCAAATGTCATGCAATCCTGCAATGGGAGGGGTAGCTAAAGGTCAAATTGTGCGGGAAATTGACGCAATGGGAGGTTATTCCGGTATCGTTACAGATGAAACCAGGGTCCAGTTTAGAATGTTAAATCGCTCAAAAGGGCCTGCGATGTGGAGCCCCCGGGCGCAATCAGATCGGAACTTATTTGCCAGAAAATGGAGAACTCTTTTGGAAGCCCATCCGCTCATCGATTTTTGGCAAGACATGGTAAAAGGCTTGCTGGTCAAAGAAAATAGGGTATACGGTGTGATAACTGGTTTAGCTCAGCACATTGAAGCCAAAACCGTTATTTTAACCAATGGCACTTTTTTGAATGGTCTGATTCATATTGGGGAAAAACAATTTGGCGGAGGACGGGCTGGTGAAAATGCCGCAAAAGGCATTACCGAACAATTGGTAAGCCTGGGTTTTGAAAGTGGACGGATGAAAACCGGCACCCCCCCACGTTTGGATGGTCGAACCATCGACTACAGCCAAACCGAGATTCAGGAAGGCGACCTTAAGACTTCCCGATTTTCTTATCTGGAAACGGAGCTACCCGAAAAGCAACTTAATTGTCATATCACCTATACGAACCCTGAAGTTCATGAAATTTTACGAACAGGTTTTGCTCAAAGTCCGATGTTTACAGGGCGTATTCAAGGGTTGGGTCCGAGGTATTGCCCATCTATAGAAGATAAAATCGATCGCTTTTCGGAAAGGGACCGGCACCAGCTGTTTATTGAACCTGAAGGCTGGGATACGCATGAAATTTATATTAACGGATTTTCCTCTTCGTTACCGGAAGAAGTGCAATTCAAAGCCCTGCAAAAAATTCCAGGATTACAAAACGTGAAAATGTTTCGCCCGGGATATGCCATTGAATACGATTACTTTCCACCGACCCAGCTTTCTTTAAGTCTTGAAACCCATCTATTAAAAAACCTTTACTTCGCAGGTCAAATCAATGGGACCACAGGGTATGAAGAAGCCGCATGCCAAGGGTTTATGGCAGGAATCAATGCAGCGCTTCGTGTTAAAGATCAGGAAGCTCTGATCCTCACAAGGGCGGATGCCTATATCGGTGTATTGATTGATGATCTGGTTAATAAAGGTACTGAAGAGCCTTATCGCATGTTTACTTCCCGAGCAGAATACCGAATTTTATTACGCCAGGACAATGCAGACAGAAGACTTACTCCGATTGCTCAAAAGATTGGAATGCAAAATTTAGAATCCCGCATCCAGCGCTTAAACCAAAAGGAACAGGGAATTCAATTCATCAGAACGCAATTGCAAAAAATTTCTTTAAATCCCGATGAAGTAAATCCATATTTAGAATCCATTGGTTCGTCACCCATTGAAATAAAATCTAAATTATCCCAACTATTAAGCAGACCCAATGTAAATCTATCTGATTTGTCAAAATTAAATCCAGCCTTTCTGAATGAATTAAATCAATTTGATTTAGAAACAGTAGAATGCGCAGAAATTGAATTAAAATACGAAGGGTATATTAAAAAAGAACAGGAATTGGTTGACAAGATGTCAAGACTTGAAAATGTCAAACTCAATGATGCATTTGATTATCATTCCATCCCTGCATTAAGCAATGAAGCTAAATCAAAACTTAAACGAATTAAACCATCATCCATCGGTCAGGCCAGTCGAATCAGCGGTGTCTCACCAGCTGATATCTCTATACTTTTAGTTTATTTAGGACGGTAA
- a CDS encoding T9SS type A sorting domain-containing protein, which produces MRNVFLKRLLVLFIANCSLSIFSNLYSQFQCIEVVPSVCLNECYAVNYIGTGTSNASYSWTISCGTITNPNLQNPHMACFTTAGLCTIQVIWQEPGMAPETCSVNVEVFPLPQGLLSLTKDTICEGECTNLNVVLSGTPPFSFQIRENNQITSHNSSSTYYSYRVCPTVKTTYNLVNITDQNCSNTSQPAPVQLAVLPALTGMVSQTNNALCASPDNLVYAWYACNSPLVLSTQQCFYPPQDGCYCVILNNGQCKDTICVNFKCDLTCSFDFPDTICVGDTALIYYTGNGGPNTIFNWVLNIDNLIGQRFFGVDSLWIKYSKPGCYPINLTVIEGSCINTCSDTICVINKPCACDSFVKNEIRPIASASPIGCCYEVRGDIASLDCFNSMQISLSAGTFYNVQANTNQGWIVNQNNFKYITFTHTGGFIPPGTFNAGSFCVSGASSYTVSVFYFYTRNGFQDTCEFHYVYDCQLPPFLKKCDSSFQTYLEKQHTLPEFCCYTIHTDNPVPNCFTKIQVKLNSGMFTNVLANNLQGFLLVPGGAQDFTITHNSGFIPIGKITPAWFCVEGAFNPITVTVLYFYTSPKGTDTCSYHFTFNCPGQNPPPDCCDSTTAQLLTLGSQVDCCFDLHANSKLNKCFSKICVSVSSGQLTNIAPNPGWIASSTPQGICFLPQGSFVPSGPINPGSFCVSGAVNPFTVKVEFYDNTGLVLPRCTKQFVRDCPPPPPACNCDSLKNFVVPVSTVPGKCCYKIQANVAPGNCFSKILVTVDAGTFSNLQANAGWNFFTNTNQSFSLIPNSGFIPAGFITPGSFCVNGASNYTVTVHYLYTNNGITDTCSYKYIFDCPKLPSLCNCDSLQTNIQQNSVNPGICCYGLTAKIPTSNCFTKIELNLSSGSFANIQANTGYTANSNSAQKITILSNSGFLPPGTIHPIDFCVTGSSLYSIQLVYYYNNNGASDTCSRVFMFDCPKVPDPCKCDSLTNFVNQSSVLPGLCCYDIEGHIPYASCFTQMQVQLSSGTFVNVQSGNGWSISNSTNSSFLINPSGGFIPSGTIYPATFCVSGASVYTVKVKYYFTNNGKRDSCVFNYNFDCPTVLDSLCDQSVCASGNRNWQNIASGVSFVYDMVVYQCKLIVAGQFAQVGNVAANNIAAWDGTNWIPLSQGLNGEVRALAVHNGLLYVGGKFSTAGSVNNVNNIASWNGSNWASLDNGLTGSGLTFVAALESTPAGLVVGGQFQNAGQSSALATNNIAQWNGTSWNNNFNTINQLFNGPIYTLRQYNNQLYAAGTFNSPALNSTRWNGSNWISNAGGINLFNNLPYNGVAAQYEYNGNLIVGGHYRNAANLPLTQSISKWNGINWSSMAGGDVPDTLEAVRDFIRYNNKLYAAGEFSKIGSALANGVAEWDGQNWFSTNHNNKVAWALASYDSCGAITCDLYSAGEGFVNRWKCITSDEQFSKGHIFRIVPNPASSYIRIYLTDLDISETQFSIQDMMGNTIYKVETMLIDGFMDIDMDILGVPSGMYFIEARRHNQREVQRLMVVK; this is translated from the coding sequence ATGAGAAACGTTTTTCTAAAGCGATTGCTGGTATTATTTATTGCAAACTGCAGTCTTTCTATTTTTTCAAATTTATATTCACAATTTCAATGCATTGAGGTCGTCCCGTCAGTCTGTTTAAATGAGTGTTATGCTGTGAATTATATTGGAACAGGAACATCCAATGCAAGTTATAGTTGGACAATCAGTTGCGGCACCATCACAAATCCAAATTTACAAAATCCACACATGGCTTGTTTTACTACAGCTGGATTGTGTACAATCCAGGTGATCTGGCAAGAGCCTGGAATGGCTCCGGAAACCTGTAGTGTCAATGTGGAAGTTTTTCCTTTGCCGCAGGGTTTGTTAAGTCTAACAAAGGATACGATTTGTGAAGGAGAATGCACCAATTTAAATGTTGTTTTAAGCGGTACGCCGCCATTTAGTTTTCAAATTCGTGAAAACAATCAAATTACAAGTCATAATTCCAGTTCTACCTATTACAGTTACCGGGTTTGTCCTACTGTTAAAACAACCTACAATCTGGTAAACATTACCGATCAAAATTGTTCCAATACCTCCCAACCAGCTCCGGTACAATTGGCGGTATTACCTGCTTTAACCGGGATGGTGAGCCAAACAAACAATGCCCTGTGTGCAAGTCCGGATAATTTAGTGTATGCATGGTATGCGTGTAATTCTCCCCTGGTATTGTCAACGCAACAATGCTTTTATCCACCTCAGGATGGATGTTATTGTGTCATTCTAAATAATGGACAATGCAAGGATACCATTTGTGTAAATTTTAAATGTGATTTGACCTGTTCGTTTGATTTTCCGGATACCATTTGCGTTGGAGATACTGCTTTGATTTATTATACCGGAAATGGGGGACCCAATACGATTTTCAATTGGGTATTAAACATTGACAATTTAATTGGTCAACGGTTTTTTGGTGTAGACAGTTTGTGGATAAAATACAGCAAACCCGGATGCTATCCAATTAATCTAACGGTTATAGAAGGTTCTTGTATCAACACCTGCAGTGATACCATTTGTGTAATTAATAAACCATGTGCCTGTGATTCGTTTGTTAAAAATGAAATCAGACCGATAGCCTCTGCATCACCAATCGGTTGTTGCTATGAGGTAAGAGGTGACATCGCATCTTTGGATTGTTTTAATAGCATGCAAATCAGTTTGAGTGCAGGAACATTTTACAATGTACAGGCAAATACCAATCAGGGTTGGATCGTTAATCAAAATAATTTTAAATACATAACCTTTACGCATACCGGTGGATTTATTCCTCCGGGAACTTTTAATGCAGGTTCGTTTTGTGTAAGCGGTGCTTCAAGTTATACAGTTTCTGTATTTTATTTTTATACTCGGAATGGATTTCAGGATACTTGTGAATTTCATTATGTATACGATTGTCAGTTACCTCCTTTCCTAAAAAAATGTGATTCAAGTTTTCAAACCTATCTGGAAAAGCAGCATACCTTACCAGAATTTTGTTGTTATACGATTCACACAGATAACCCTGTTCCCAATTGTTTTACTAAGATTCAGGTGAAACTCAATTCAGGAATGTTTACAAATGTTCTGGCCAATAATTTGCAAGGCTTTCTTTTGGTCCCCGGGGGTGCACAAGATTTTACGATAACGCATAATTCAGGATTTATTCCAATTGGGAAAATTACACCCGCATGGTTTTGCGTTGAAGGTGCTTTTAATCCAATAACCGTTACGGTTTTATATTTTTATACGAGCCCTAAGGGCACCGATACCTGTAGTTATCATTTTACTTTTAATTGTCCCGGACAAAACCCGCCGCCCGATTGTTGCGATTCAACCACAGCGCAATTGCTTACCCTGGGATCACAGGTTGATTGTTGTTTTGATTTACATGCTAACAGCAAATTAAATAAATGTTTTTCTAAAATATGCGTTTCTGTTTCCTCTGGACAATTGACCAATATAGCTCCCAATCCAGGATGGATAGCCAGCTCAACCCCGCAGGGAATTTGTTTTTTACCACAAGGAAGCTTTGTTCCGAGTGGACCAATTAATCCGGGATCATTTTGTGTTAGCGGAGCTGTAAATCCATTTACAGTAAAAGTAGAATTTTATGATAATACAGGTTTAGTATTACCTCGGTGTACAAAACAATTTGTAAGAGATTGTCCGCCGCCCCCACCAGCATGCAATTGCGATTCGTTAAAGAATTTTGTAGTACCCGTTAGCACGGTTCCTGGAAAATGTTGTTATAAAATTCAAGCAAATGTTGCACCTGGAAATTGTTTTTCAAAAATCCTGGTAACAGTAGATGCAGGAACATTTAGCAATTTGCAGGCAAATGCAGGATGGAATTTCTTTACGAATACAAATCAGAGTTTTAGTTTAATTCCAAATTCCGGATTTATACCAGCTGGATTTATAACACCAGGTTCATTTTGTGTAAACGGTGCAAGCAATTATACTGTAACAGTACATTATTTATATACTAATAATGGAATTACAGATACCTGTAGTTACAAATATATTTTTGATTGTCCTAAATTGCCTTCACTTTGTAATTGCGATTCACTTCAAACCAATATCCAACAAAACAGTGTTAATCCGGGAATATGCTGTTATGGGCTGACAGCTAAAATTCCAACTTCAAATTGTTTTACAAAGATTGAATTGAATTTGAGTTCGGGAAGTTTTGCAAATATACAGGCCAATACAGGCTATACTGCAAATTCCAATAGTGCTCAAAAAATAACGATTTTATCAAACAGTGGATTTTTACCTCCGGGTACTATACACCCGATAGATTTTTGCGTAACCGGATCGAGTCTGTATTCCATTCAATTGGTTTATTATTATAATAATAATGGAGCATCGGATACTTGCAGCAGGGTTTTCATGTTCGATTGTCCAAAAGTACCTGACCCATGTAAATGTGATTCATTAACTAATTTTGTAAACCAAAGTTCAGTTCTTCCAGGTTTATGTTGTTATGATATTGAAGGACACATTCCTTATGCTTCTTGTTTTACACAAATGCAAGTCCAGTTAAGTTCCGGAACATTTGTAAATGTTCAATCAGGAAATGGATGGTCCATTTCAAATTCGACGAATTCAAGTTTTTTAATAAATCCTTCTGGTGGATTTATTCCGTCTGGAACAATTTATCCTGCAACATTTTGTGTTAGTGGAGCAAGTGTCTATACTGTGAAGGTGAAGTACTATTTTACAAATAACGGAAAAAGAGATAGCTGTGTATTTAATTATAATTTTGATTGTCCGACAGTTTTGGATAGTTTATGTGATCAATCCGTTTGTGCATCGGGCAATAGAAATTGGCAAAACATTGCCAGTGGTGTCAGTTTTGTATACGATATGGTAGTATATCAATGTAAGTTGATTGTAGCAGGTCAATTTGCACAAGTTGGAAATGTGGCAGCAAATAATATAGCTGCATGGGATGGAACGAATTGGATTCCTCTTTCTCAAGGACTCAATGGCGAAGTACGTGCATTGGCTGTTCATAACGGATTGCTTTATGTTGGGGGAAAATTTTCAACAGCAGGATCGGTAAACAATGTAAATAATATTGCCAGTTGGAATGGCAGTAATTGGGCTTCTTTGGACAATGGGCTCACAGGTTCCGGTTTGACATTTGTGGCAGCTCTAGAAAGTACCCCTGCTGGTTTAGTTGTTGGTGGACAATTCCAAAATGCAGGCCAATCATCTGCATTGGCAACCAATAATATTGCACAATGGAATGGTACAAGTTGGAATAATAATTTTAATACAATCAATCAATTGTTTAATGGTCCCATTTATACATTAAGACAATACAATAATCAGTTGTATGCTGCCGGAACATTTAATTCACCGGCATTAAATTCAACCAGATGGAATGGTTCTAATTGGATTTCCAATGCTGGAGGCATTAATTTATTTAATAATCTTCCTTACAATGGAGTAGCAGCACAGTATGAATACAATGGAAATTTGATAGTTGGTGGACATTATCGGAATGCTGCGAATCTTCCGTTGACTCAAAGCATTTCAAAATGGAATGGAATCAATTGGTCGTCAATGGCTGGCGGAGATGTTCCTGATACCCTTGAAGCTGTCAGAGATTTTATACGGTATAATAATAAATTGTATGCTGCCGGTGAATTTAGTAAAATTGGAAGTGCTCTTGCAAATGGAGTTGCAGAATGGGATGGACAGAATTGGTTTTCTACAAATCATAATAATAAAGTTGCATGGGCATTAGCATCGTACGATTCTTGCGGGGCCATAACTTGTGATTTATATTCTGCCGGTGAAGGATTTGTAAATCGATGGAAGTGCATTACATCGGATGAACAATTTTCAAAGGGACATATATTTAGAATTGTTCCAAATCCTGCATCCAGTTACATTCGAATTTATTTGACGGACTTGGATATAAGTGAAACTCAATTTAGTATTCAGGATATGATGGGAAACACTATTTACAAAGTTGAGACGATGTTGATCGATGGATTTATGGATATAGATATGGATATTTTAGGTGTGC